The following are from one region of the Brienomyrus brachyistius isolate T26 chromosome 13, BBRACH_0.4, whole genome shotgun sequence genome:
- the tgm2l gene encoding protein-glutamine gamma-glutamyltransferase 2 — translation MASREVPAVLRAVDLQCPTNNRAHRTDETDTERLLLRRGQPFSLVLQCSSASPLPPKQSINLILHLGKEGDLVVKVSEARGQRGQWWFHQQGAQNELLLTVHTPADAPVGLYKMTVVLLDAEGHIQERIRAGTFYLLFNPWCKADAVYFPDEEQLQEYILNENGLLYQGSWDMISSLPWNFGQFEKDVVDICFEILDNSPAALRDPEMDSANRSDPVYVSRTVTAMVNSNDDRGVISGRWDGEYSDGVAPTRWTGSVPILRQWSSTGARRVRYGQCWVFSGVACTVLRCLGIPTRCITNYSSAHDTDGNLTVDYFYNHELENISAGKKDMIWNFHCWVESWMTREDLSEDYDGWQVLDPTPQERSEGVFCCGPSPVRAIKEGEVGVKYDTAFVFSEVNADLACWIVEPDGQRTPASLNQATVGRNISTKSVYGDEREDVTSLYKYPEGSKKEREMFEKAGRRVSQRGAGEGRLELAIRHAPAVHGTDFDVIVEVRNKGGEDVPAKLTITSSGVTYNSLHRGECQRQNASVTVPALRAHKEVLRLRYTHYASCVSEHHLIRVTALLQTDGERNAVLQEVNIPLRIPELHVKVLGEAVVSRRLTTRVTFSNPLPVTLKGGVFTLEGAGLTPAREIPALGDIGPGEDVTVKFSFKPTRPGLRKLLVDFDSDRLKDVKGVATVIVRGK, via the exons ATGGCCAGCCGTGAGG TCCCCGCAGTTCTTCGTGCCGTTGACCTGCAGTGCCCGACCAACAACCGCGCCCACCGCACAGACGAGACGGACACGGAGCGGCTGCTTctgcgcagggggcagccgttCTCCCTGGTGCTGCAGTGCAGCAGCGCATCACCACTGCCACCGAAGCAGAGCATTAACCTCATCCTGCACCTTG GAAAAGAGGGGGACTTGGTGGTGAAGGTGTCAGAGGCCCGTGGACAGCGGGGCCAGTGGTGgttccaccagcagggggcgcagaATGAGCTGCTCCTAACAGTGCACACGCCAGCGGATGCACCTGTGGGGCTCTACAAGATGACCGTTGTGCTGCTGGACGCTGAGGGGCACATTCAGGAGCGTATTCGTGCCGGAACATTCTACCTGCTTTTCAACCCCTGGTGTAAAG CTGACGCAGTGTACTTCCCCGATGAGGAGCAGTTGCAGGAGTACATACTGAATGAGAACGGTCTGCTGTACCAAGGCTCCTGGGACATGATCTCCTCCTTGCCCTGGAATTTTGGACAG tttgAGAAGGACGTAGTGGACATCTGCTTTGAAATTCTGGACAACTCGCCGGCAGCGCTGAGGGACCCGGAGATGGACTCGGCCAATCGGAGCGACCCGGTGTACGTGAGCAGGACTGTGACCGCCATG GTGAACTCCAACGATGACCGGGGCGTGATCTCGGGCCGCTGGGATGGGGAGTACTCGGATGGTGTGGCGCCCACGCGCTGGACAGGCAGTGTGCCCATCCTGAGGCAGTGGAGCAGCACTGGAGCGAGGAGAGTGAGATACGGCCAGTGCTGGGTCTTCTCGGGTGTGGCctgcacag TTCTGCGCTGCCTGGGCATCCCGACTCGCTGCATCACCAACTACTCCTCTGCCCACGATACAGACGGCAACCTCACAGTCGACTACTTCTACAACCATGAGCTGGAGAACATATCTGCCGGCAAGAAGGACATGATCTG GAACTTCCACTGCTGGGTGGAGTCATGGATGACCCGAGAAGACCTATCCGAGGATTACGATGGATGGCAGGTCCTGGACCCCACACCCCAGGAGAGGAGTGAGG GTGTGTTCTGCTGCGGTCCCTCTCCAGTGAGAGCCATAAAGGAGGGCGAGGTGGGTGTCAAGTACGACACGGCCTTCGTCTTCTCCGAGGTCAACGCCGACCTGGCCTGCTGGATCGTGGAGCCGGACGGACAGCGGACCCCGGCCTCCCTGAACCAAGCCACAGTGGGTCGCAACATCAGCACCAAGAGTGTGTATGGAGACGAGAGGGAGGACGTCACCTCCCTCTACAAATACCCTGAGG GCTCGAAGAAGGAGAGGGAGATGTTTGAGAAAGCGGGCCGGAGGGTATCTCAGCGGGGTGCAGGAGAGGGCCGGCTGGAGCTGGCGATCAGGCACGCCCCAGCGGTGCACGGCACGGACTTCGACGTCATCGTGGAGGTGCGGAACAAAGGCGGGGAAGACGTGCCGGCCAAACTCACCATCACCTCCAGCGGCGTCACTTACAACAGCCTTCACCGGGGGGAGTGTCAGAGGCAGAATGCCAGTGTCACCGTGCCAGCACTAAGGG CGCACAAGGAGGTGCTGCGGCTGCGCTACACCCACTACGCGTCCTGCGTCTCCGAGCACCACCTGATCCGGGTCACGGCTCTGCTACAGACTGATGGAGAGAGAAACGCCGTCCTGCAAGAGGTCAACATCCCACTGCGCATACCGGAGCTCCACGTCAAG GTGCTGGGGGAGGCTGTGGTGTCTCGCAGACTGACCACCCGCGTCACCTTCAGCAATCCGCTGCCTGTCACATTGAAAGGGGGCGTGTTCACACTGGAGGGGGCGGGACTCACCCCTGCAAGGGAAATCCCAGCCCT AGGGGATATTGGACCAGGTGAGGACGTCACTGTCAAGTTCTCCTTCAAACCCACGCGACCCGGCTTACGGAAGCTGTTGGTGGATTTCGACTCAGACAGGCTGAAGGATGTCAAGGGGGTTGCCACGGTGATCGTGCGGGGAAAGTGA